The Calliphora vicina chromosome 3, idCalVici1.1, whole genome shotgun sequence genome contains a region encoding:
- the Awh gene encoding LIM/homeobox protein Awh isoform X1, with the protein MKTELRSCAACGEPISDRFYLEVGGCSWHANCLRCCMCMCPLDRQQSCFIRERQVYCKADYSKSFGAKCSKCCRGISASDWVRRARDLVFHLACFACDQCGRQLSTGEQFALMEDRVLCKAHYLETVEGGTTSSDDGCDGDGYHKSKTKRVRTTFTEEQLQVLQANFQIDSNPDGQDLERIASVTGLSKRVTQVWFQNSRARQKKHIHAGKNKMREPEGNSFARHINLQLTYSFQNNAQNPMQMNGNKTGLYPPHESSMDELSQDSSVHCMQSEV; encoded by the exons ACTGAGCTGCGTTCCTGCGCAGCGTGTGGGGAGCCAATCTCAGATAGATTCTATCTAGAGGTTGGTGGCTGTTCGTGGCATGCCAACTGTCTTCGGTGTTGCATGTGTATGTGTCCCCTGGATCGTCAGCAGTCATGTTTTATACGAGAGCGACAAGTTTATTGTAAGGCTGATTACAGCAA AAGCTTTGGAGCAAAATGTTCAAAATGCTGTCGTGGTATTTCAGCTTCCGATTGGGTGCGGCGAGCCCGCGATTTAGTGTTTCATTTAGCCTGCTTTGCGTGCGATCAATGTGGCAGACAACTATCGACAGGCGAACAGTTTGCACTCATGGAAGATCGAGTGCTGTGTAAAGCCCACTATTTGGAAACAGTAGAAGGTGGCACTACATCAAGTGATG ATGGCTGTGATGGTGATGGTTATCACAAGAGCAAGACGAAACGTGTCCGTACCACATTCACAGAGGAACAGTTGCAAGTGTTACAAGCCAACTTTCAAATTGACAGCAATCCGGACGGTCAGGATTTGGAGCGGATTGCCTCCGTTACCGGTCTGAGTAAACGTGTGACGCAAGTCTGGTTTCAAAATTCGCGAGCACGTCAGAAAAAACATATACATGCTGGTAAGAATAAAA tgcGAGAACCTGAAGGAAACTCTTTTGCCCGCCATATTAACCTGCAGCTGACGTATTCATTTCAGAATAACGCTCAAAATCCCATGCAAATGAACGGCAATAAAACGGGACTATATCCGCCACATG AATCTTCTATGGATGAATTATCCCAGGATTCCAGTGTGCATTGTATGCAAAGTGAAGTGTGA
- the Awh gene encoding LIM/homeobox protein Awh isoform X2, which translates to MKTELRSCAACGEPISDRFYLEVGGCSWHANCLRCCMCMCPLDRQQSCFIRERQVYCKADYSKSFGAKCSKCCRGISASDWVRRARDLVFHLACFACDQCGRQLSTGEQFALMEDRVLCKAHYLETVEGGTTSSDDGCDGDGYHKSKTKRVRTTFTEEQLQVLQANFQIDSNPDGQDLERIASVTGLSKRVTQVWFQNSRARQKKHIHAVREPEGNSFARHINLQLTYSFQNNAQNPMQMNGNKTGLYPPHESSMDELSQDSSVHCMQSEV; encoded by the exons ACTGAGCTGCGTTCCTGCGCAGCGTGTGGGGAGCCAATCTCAGATAGATTCTATCTAGAGGTTGGTGGCTGTTCGTGGCATGCCAACTGTCTTCGGTGTTGCATGTGTATGTGTCCCCTGGATCGTCAGCAGTCATGTTTTATACGAGAGCGACAAGTTTATTGTAAGGCTGATTACAGCAA AAGCTTTGGAGCAAAATGTTCAAAATGCTGTCGTGGTATTTCAGCTTCCGATTGGGTGCGGCGAGCCCGCGATTTAGTGTTTCATTTAGCCTGCTTTGCGTGCGATCAATGTGGCAGACAACTATCGACAGGCGAACAGTTTGCACTCATGGAAGATCGAGTGCTGTGTAAAGCCCACTATTTGGAAACAGTAGAAGGTGGCACTACATCAAGTGATG ATGGCTGTGATGGTGATGGTTATCACAAGAGCAAGACGAAACGTGTCCGTACCACATTCACAGAGGAACAGTTGCAAGTGTTACAAGCCAACTTTCAAATTGACAGCAATCCGGACGGTCAGGATTTGGAGCGGATTGCCTCCGTTACCGGTCTGAGTAAACGTGTGACGCAAGTCTGGTTTCAAAATTCGCGAGCACGTCAGAAAAAACATATACATGCTG tgcGAGAACCTGAAGGAAACTCTTTTGCCCGCCATATTAACCTGCAGCTGACGTATTCATTTCAGAATAACGCTCAAAATCCCATGCAAATGAACGGCAATAAAACGGGACTATATCCGCCACATG AATCTTCTATGGATGAATTATCCCAGGATTCCAGTGTGCATTGTATGCAAAGTGAAGTGTGA